In Paenibacillus guangzhouensis, a single window of DNA contains:
- a CDS encoding GerAB/ArcD/ProY family transporter: MQDKRISTRQFTMLVIMYTIGYGILILPHFLTLTARQQAWQIVVIGFPVIAYVAYLYFRLFRKHPRLDLFELMDHILGKWISRVFIIILLWMILFVSLTSLLSLIEGFITTEIMTETPSWTFALMFMFIIVVGIKLGVQTISKANEMLFYIFNVFFFTLILTVLPKVRSDPLAIKFIPMFEVGWQPMLVTFLNYFSAVGAPLIILLAFFPKEIEKPETATRSFVLGTSIGGVYLLIILLCCIGVLGYDLTSTAIYPSYNLAQRINIADFFTRIEVLMAASWFITIYIKLIFYYKFSVRGLSHLLNIQNQQLLAVPLAITPLILSFYIYPDISSLFKFEITIWTYASIAFLFGIPLLLLTVGKLRRMI; this comes from the coding sequence ATGCAGGACAAACGAATCTCAACGCGGCAATTCACGATGCTCGTCATCATGTATACGATCGGGTACGGCATTCTTATCCTGCCGCATTTCTTAACCCTAACCGCGCGGCAGCAAGCCTGGCAGATTGTCGTCATCGGCTTTCCGGTCATTGCTTATGTTGCCTACTTATATTTTCGTCTCTTCCGTAAGCATCCACGCCTTGATCTCTTCGAGCTGATGGACCACATCCTCGGCAAATGGATAAGCCGCGTCTTCATCATCATTCTGCTATGGATGATCTTATTCGTCTCCTTGACGAGCTTGCTCAGTCTAATCGAAGGTTTCATTACCACGGAAATCATGACAGAAACGCCTTCGTGGACCTTTGCGCTCATGTTCATGTTCATTATCGTCGTCGGGATTAAATTAGGCGTACAGACCATATCCAAAGCAAATGAGATGCTGTTCTATATTTTCAATGTCTTCTTTTTCACCTTAATCTTAACGGTATTGCCCAAAGTACGCTCCGACCCACTCGCTATCAAATTTATCCCGATGTTTGAGGTTGGATGGCAGCCGATGCTGGTAACGTTCTTGAATTACTTTAGCGCGGTCGGTGCACCGCTTATTATTCTTCTTGCCTTTTTCCCAAAAGAGATTGAAAAGCCAGAGACGGCAACCAGGTCCTTCGTGCTCGGCACTTCGATTGGCGGGGTCTATTTGTTAATCATTCTGCTATGCTGCATTGGTGTACTCGGGTATGATCTAACGTCTACCGCGATTTATCCAAGCTATAATCTAGCGCAGCGCATCAACATCGCCGACTTCTTCACGCGGATCGAAGTTCTCATGGCAGCCAGCTGGTTCATCACGATCTATATTAAGCTCATCTTCTATTACAAGTTCAGCGTTCGGGGATTGTCTCACCTATTGAATATTCAGAATCAGCAACTGCTCGCTGTTCCGTTAGCGATCACACCGTTAATTCTGTCGTTCTATATCTATCCGGACATTTCTTCGTTGTTCAAATTCGAGATTACAATTTGGACTTATGCTTCCATTGCCTTCTTATTCGGCATACCATTGCTGCTGCTGACTGTTGGCAAACTGCGCAGAATGATCTGA
- a CDS encoding serine hydrolase domain-containing protein: MLERNIDIEQRMTHYGVPGLCMTRIQDGRLVHTETYGERETGISDRIHPSTMMNACSITKFLTAMLVMKLTAQGFVDLDENVNDRLTSWEVPENTYTQVYKVTLRNLLCHQSGIMDPTGSFQERHEDQSPLRMADLLDGNTPYCIEPVTVKYEPGSEFHYSDAGYCVIQQLIEDVMGRPFDMILEELILSPLHMTNSLILQAMPVEHLDRFASGHHRNGAVVPRTYTIYPYPAAAGLWSTSEDLARLTKELLDSLRGQGQLGIPQAYAREMITAQGCREWTGLGVFLNESGQETMFSSLGWGVGYQCMITCDPASASATVFMTNGDTGVHQLEGLIGEIIRAM, translated from the coding sequence ATGCTAGAACGCAATATCGATATTGAGCAGCGAATGACCCACTATGGCGTACCTGGACTGTGTATGACGCGTATCCAAGATGGCCGACTGGTACATACAGAAACCTATGGGGAGCGAGAAACGGGTATTTCGGATCGGATTCATCCATCAACGATGATGAACGCCTGTTCCATTACCAAATTCTTAACAGCCATGCTCGTGATGAAGCTTACGGCGCAAGGATTCGTCGATCTAGACGAGAACGTCAATGATCGGCTTACTTCTTGGGAGGTTCCTGAGAATACCTATACGCAAGTCTATAAAGTGACCCTGCGTAATTTGCTATGTCATCAGTCTGGTATTATGGATCCGACAGGGAGCTTCCAAGAACGCCATGAAGATCAATCACCACTCCGCATGGCCGATCTGTTAGATGGGAACACGCCCTATTGTATCGAACCAGTCACGGTGAAGTACGAGCCAGGCAGCGAGTTTCATTACTCTGATGCGGGCTATTGTGTCATTCAGCAACTGATTGAAGACGTCATGGGGAGACCATTTGATATGATCTTGGAAGAGTTGATTCTATCGCCACTCCACATGACGAACAGCCTAATCTTACAAGCGATGCCAGTAGAACATCTCGATAGATTCGCAAGTGGGCATCACCGAAATGGAGCGGTTGTGCCCCGCACCTATACGATTTATCCCTATCCGGCTGCCGCGGGTCTATGGTCTACTTCAGAGGATCTCGCTCGCTTGACCAAGGAACTCTTGGACTCCCTTCGTGGGCAGGGTCAGCTCGGGATCCCTCAAGCTTATGCAAGAGAAATGATCACAGCACAAGGCTGTAGAGAATGGACAGGTCTAGGCGTATTCCTTAACGAATCTGGACAAGAAACCATGTTCTCATCGTTAGGTTGGGGTGTTGGATATCAATGTATGATCACCTGCGATCCCGCTTCAGCATCAGCGACTGTCTTCATGACCAATGGGGACACCGGCGTACATCAGCTGGAGGGACTGATCGGCGAAATCATACGAGCAATGTAG
- a CDS encoding cohesin domain-containing protein codes for MKPGNATITVTTEDGGFTASRLVTVTSKGTATTLTADPSVRAGQSFLVKLGLIQVATPIFAEDFVLDYDTSRFEFIAAKSLRTGVNLVTTKQLESGKQRFILASEGILSGVTGNPDLMEITMRAKDSSTSGTGRISISQATVADETGNEQSASLSTVQVEIAAGMIGDVNGDGKVSIGDLALAAAAYGMTSESPGWSQVKRADLNGDNKIDISDLAAIAHQILK; via the coding sequence TTGAAGCCTGGAAACGCGACAATTACGGTAACGACGGAAGATGGCGGATTCACCGCAAGCCGTCTAGTGACCGTAACTTCAAAGGGAACGGCGACAACCTTAACAGCTGACCCTTCAGTTCGTGCAGGGCAGTCGTTCCTTGTAAAGCTAGGGCTAATCCAAGTGGCAACGCCAATCTTTGCAGAGGATTTCGTGCTGGACTACGACACATCCCGATTCGAATTTATTGCTGCGAAATCGCTGCGAACTGGTGTGAATCTCGTAACGACGAAGCAACTCGAGTCAGGCAAGCAACGCTTCATTCTCGCGAGCGAAGGGATTCTATCCGGCGTGACGGGAAATCCGGATCTTATGGAGATCACGATGAGAGCGAAAGATTCGTCAACCTCAGGGACGGGGCGGATATCAATAAGTCAAGCGACCGTAGCGGATGAGACGGGTAATGAACAATCCGCATCTTTGTCCACCGTCCAAGTGGAGATTGCGGCAGGAATGATCGGCGATGTGAACGGCGATGGTAAAGTCAGTATTGGCGATCTTGCATTGGCGGCTGCTGCATATGGCATGACATCCGAGAGCCCTGGTTGGTCGCAAGTCAAGAGAGCAGACCTCAATGGCGATAACAAAATTGATATTTCCGATCTTGCTGCTATTGCCCATCAAATCCTGAAATAG
- a CDS encoding WG repeat-containing protein, with translation MSDNIEQWIHVVKAHLPPAAELILIDKPSAHPAIHTVHLTGGTSPEIIAVYRLNQELYLLVLQLINGKWEQVATVKGPGYGVTLLTAAPIVQPDQNNLLVGWQVGSIWSKLSVYTLTPNGLRDIAPDNLYYSHIEVEDMPGPTGKSGTADIALWIHDTGEAYRVVVIKWHDNAFVPAPEVYSYYFPRVVHYYERLTELHPDYPFYWYYLADAQYHAGMPQSALISVRKALNFHSSYPSREVLLDLERKIKQMLEEQKDMSRRSVGLFPASLKTASGQRWGYIDAKGEMILQPRFDDARDFQKNGLAIVSEKGKYGVIDASGRYVVQPIYDSINPFKDRRAIVIDHEGFKMIDEQGNVLTPKAYSFIADLEDRRAVFYVSHDNKSKYGYLDEKGNEAIPAQFDEAGDFDDGKAVVKVKDKEYALIDPNGRRLATYSFAFVGPRGDGLLAFQQDTAGKYGYIDQRGNIVIPPTFTMALPFHDGRAIVNTAEDYKSSYGVINQKGEFVIPAGYNDIRDLGEERFALGNAIDPEQPFIGSNFAIADWNGKRLSDFLYTNIENFNEGLASASDATQTYFIDRTGRPASGYPRVEGRGTLSLERKNFIKAYIDRRLSYIDREGHVIWRQNTVIPLQSPYAVREEKYKPNANYLVYYPQVEGMSGAEAQRIVNEKLKDMSQVKPIPADKKLDYTYDGDFDVTFYKGDLLQLQLTGYNYPIGAAHGMPTMTYAIINLTNGHMYALKDLFKPDSDYVNELSRIIGQQIKEDPQYSYVFPGSYTGIKPDQPFFVSEDALHIYFAPYEIGPYAAGFPTFTIPFASIMSLINTEGEFWKSFH, from the coding sequence ATGTCCGACAATATAGAGCAATGGATACACGTCGTAAAGGCACATTTGCCACCAGCTGCGGAACTCATCTTAATCGACAAGCCCAGCGCACATCCGGCTATCCATACTGTTCATTTAACCGGTGGCACTTCGCCAGAAATCATTGCCGTATACCGTCTCAATCAAGAGCTATACTTGCTTGTGCTGCAGCTGATCAACGGGAAGTGGGAGCAGGTTGCTACGGTAAAAGGCCCGGGATATGGGGTCACGTTGTTGACCGCTGCACCGATCGTTCAGCCTGATCAGAACAATCTCCTCGTTGGTTGGCAGGTTGGTTCGATCTGGTCCAAGTTATCTGTGTATACGTTGACGCCGAATGGTCTTCGAGATATTGCACCTGACAATCTGTATTACAGTCATATTGAAGTGGAAGATATGCCGGGACCAACAGGTAAAAGTGGCACGGCTGATATCGCGCTCTGGATTCATGATACAGGAGAAGCCTATCGGGTCGTGGTGATTAAATGGCATGATAATGCGTTCGTGCCAGCGCCAGAGGTTTATTCGTACTATTTTCCCCGCGTCGTACATTACTACGAACGATTGACAGAATTACATCCGGACTATCCGTTCTACTGGTATTACCTCGCTGACGCACAATATCATGCGGGGATGCCACAATCTGCGCTCATATCGGTTCGCAAGGCGCTAAACTTTCACTCATCCTATCCTTCACGTGAGGTTCTATTAGATCTTGAACGCAAAATTAAACAGATGCTAGAGGAGCAGAAGGATATGTCTAGGCGGTCGGTTGGACTATTTCCTGCTTCACTTAAGACTGCATCCGGCCAGCGATGGGGTTATATCGACGCCAAAGGCGAGATGATCCTTCAGCCGCGATTCGACGATGCACGTGATTTCCAAAAGAATGGCTTAGCCATCGTAAGTGAGAAAGGGAAGTATGGTGTAATCGATGCATCAGGACGTTACGTGGTACAGCCTATCTATGATTCGATTAACCCCTTTAAGGATCGACGCGCCATCGTAATTGATCATGAAGGGTTCAAAATGATTGATGAACAGGGAAATGTACTAACACCAAAGGCGTATTCCTTCATCGCCGATTTGGAAGATCGCCGTGCGGTCTTCTACGTGTCGCATGACAATAAGAGCAAATACGGGTATTTGGATGAAAAGGGTAACGAGGCGATCCCTGCACAGTTCGATGAAGCAGGAGATTTTGACGACGGTAAAGCGGTCGTGAAAGTGAAAGATAAAGAATATGCGCTCATTGACCCGAATGGACGGCGCCTCGCTACATATTCGTTTGCCTTTGTCGGCCCACGGGGTGACGGACTGCTAGCATTTCAGCAAGATACGGCTGGGAAATACGGATATATTGATCAACGAGGAAATATTGTCATTCCGCCGACATTTACGATGGCACTACCTTTCCATGACGGGAGGGCAATTGTCAATACGGCAGAAGATTATAAATCGAGTTACGGCGTAATTAACCAAAAAGGTGAGTTCGTCATTCCGGCTGGGTATAACGATATTCGTGATCTTGGTGAGGAGCGGTTCGCCTTAGGGAATGCGATAGATCCGGAACAACCCTTTATCGGTTCGAACTTTGCTATCGCAGATTGGAACGGCAAGCGATTATCGGATTTCCTCTATACAAACATTGAGAACTTCAATGAAGGATTAGCTTCGGCCAGCGATGCCACGCAGACGTATTTCATTGATCGGACGGGGAGACCCGCTTCAGGTTATCCTCGAGTTGAAGGAAGGGGCACGCTGTCGCTGGAACGCAAAAACTTCATCAAAGCCTACATCGATCGTCGACTGTCCTATATTGACCGGGAAGGGCACGTAATCTGGCGGCAGAATACAGTTATTCCACTGCAATCCCCCTATGCGGTGCGGGAAGAGAAGTATAAGCCGAATGCGAACTATCTCGTCTACTATCCGCAAGTCGAAGGCATGTCGGGTGCTGAAGCACAGAGAATCGTGAATGAGAAGCTGAAAGACATGTCGCAGGTGAAGCCGATTCCAGCGGATAAGAAGCTCGATTACACATATGATGGCGATTTTGACGTTACTTTCTATAAAGGGGATTTGCTGCAGCTGCAGTTAACCGGCTACAATTATCCGATTGGCGCTGCGCACGGCATGCCGACAATGACGTACGCCATCATCAACTTAACGAATGGTCACATGTATGCTCTGAAAGATTTGTTCAAGCCCGATAGCGATTATGTGAATGAGCTCAGCCGAATTATTGGCCAGCAGATTAAAGAGGATCCGCAATATTCGTATGTGTTCCCAGGCAGCTACACGGGAATCAAGCCGGATCAGCCTTTCTTCGTGTCGGAGGATGCCCTTCATATCTATTTCGCACCTTATGAGATCGGCCCTTATGCTGCGGGTTTCCCTACCTTCACGATTCCATTTGCCTCGATCATGAGCTTGATCAACACTGAAGGGGAGTTCTGGAAGTCATTTCATTAA
- a CDS encoding ThiF family adenylyltransferase, producing the protein MSHDRYSRQQNFSPIGTEGQQELMTKHVLILGAGALGSGNAELLARSGVGTITIIDRDYVEWSNLQRQSLYCEQDAIDQLPKAVAAANRLRQINSDITVHAHVMDCTASDLIALLDHTKVDLMLDATDNFAIRYILNDVAYRYQIPWIYGACSGSYGAVSNFIPGQTSCLHCVLERIPVGSATCDREGIIAPAVQMVVAMQSAEALKWLSGNRAQMSDRFTVFDLWSNMYQSIRMHIPGKRESCPTCGLQPSYPYLKSESAMRTEALCGRDSVWIRYPRQEPLDLNLVASHAVQLHAKVKSNPYLLQIQEDEYRLVIFQDGRALIHGTSDPLEAKKLYLRYLT; encoded by the coding sequence ATGTCTCATGATCGATATAGCAGACAACAGAATTTCAGTCCGATCGGTACCGAAGGTCAACAAGAATTAATGACGAAGCATGTTCTGATCCTGGGAGCGGGTGCGCTTGGCTCTGGGAATGCAGAACTCTTAGCACGATCAGGCGTCGGAACGATTACAATCATCGACCGTGACTATGTGGAATGGAGTAATCTGCAGCGGCAGTCACTCTATTGCGAGCAGGATGCGATTGATCAATTGCCCAAAGCTGTGGCGGCGGCCAATCGGCTCCGGCAGATCAATTCGGACATCACCGTGCACGCGCATGTCATGGATTGTACAGCCTCTGATCTTATAGCTTTACTTGATCATACAAAGGTTGATTTGATGCTCGATGCAACAGATAATTTTGCAATTCGATATATCTTGAATGATGTCGCTTATCGCTACCAAATTCCGTGGATCTATGGCGCGTGTTCGGGAAGTTATGGAGCGGTTAGCAACTTTATTCCGGGGCAGACATCATGCCTGCATTGCGTATTGGAGCGGATACCGGTCGGTTCTGCGACCTGTGATCGAGAGGGGATCATTGCTCCAGCGGTGCAGATGGTCGTAGCGATGCAATCGGCAGAAGCGCTTAAGTGGCTATCTGGGAATCGAGCACAGATGTCGGATCGATTTACGGTCTTTGATCTTTGGTCGAATATGTATCAATCCATTCGAATGCATATACCGGGTAAGCGCGAGTCTTGTCCGACATGCGGGTTACAACCGAGCTATCCTTATTTGAAGTCGGAGTCGGCGATGAGAACAGAAGCGTTATGCGGTCGAGATTCCGTCTGGATTCGTTATCCGCGTCAAGAGCCGCTAGATTTGAATCTGGTAGCCTCTCATGCTGTGCAACTGCACGCCAAAGTGAAGTCGAATCCGTATCTGCTCCAAATTCAAGAGGACGAATATCGTCTCGTTATTTTCCAAGATGGTAGGGCACTAATCCATGGAACCTCCGATCCGCTCGAAGCCAAGAAGCTGTATCTTCGATATTTAACCTAA
- a CDS encoding Ger(x)C family spore germination protein, with protein sequence MIRRSLLILLCPLLMLATSGCWNRAELDTLGIATALGIDKVDHNEYLVSAQIVNPMAIGKKSNGDSPVYIVEERGKTVIQALRRMTTQIPRKVYLSHLGMIVFSDQVAREGLAQVIDLFVRDPEVRADTFMVIGQNAPASTIISILPRLEQVPANKIFKTIQMSQANWAPTVGVRLDDFIQGAISLGRQPVITGVKLVGKPEEGSSLDTFKKSTGIPYIRIPTIAVFNSAKLVGYLGESESKGLNYILNNVKSTIGILPCNKGISALEVVNAESTVKSKMMNGRPEIFIHVKVSGNIAELNCDEDLLEPDAIRMLEQEGRLEINRVIQSTVDAAQKTYGVDFVGFGNRLHQDHWRQWRKMERKWDKIFPTVKVHIDSKVKILRIGTETNPLKYRRQEAWKGNLEK encoded by the coding sequence ATGATCCGTAGATCTTTGCTGATCCTGTTGTGTCCATTGCTCATGCTTGCAACGTCTGGCTGTTGGAACCGTGCGGAACTCGATACGCTTGGAATTGCGACCGCGCTTGGCATCGACAAAGTTGATCATAATGAGTATTTAGTCTCCGCACAGATCGTCAATCCGATGGCCATCGGCAAAAAATCCAATGGCGATTCGCCTGTCTATATTGTGGAAGAGCGAGGAAAAACGGTCATTCAAGCGCTGCGCCGCATGACGACACAAATCCCGCGCAAAGTCTATCTCTCTCACCTCGGCATGATTGTATTTAGCGACCAGGTCGCGCGAGAAGGTTTAGCGCAAGTGATCGACTTATTCGTTCGAGACCCTGAAGTCCGTGCCGATACGTTCATGGTGATTGGCCAGAATGCACCTGCCAGTACCATTATCAGCATCCTACCCAGGCTTGAACAAGTCCCTGCCAACAAAATCTTCAAGACAATCCAAATGTCGCAGGCGAACTGGGCACCTACCGTCGGCGTACGGCTGGATGATTTCATTCAAGGAGCCATAAGTCTTGGTAGACAGCCTGTCATCACAGGCGTTAAGTTGGTGGGCAAACCGGAGGAAGGCAGCAGCTTGGATACATTTAAGAAATCTACGGGGATTCCATACATTCGGATTCCGACGATCGCCGTATTCAACAGTGCCAAGCTCGTCGGATATCTAGGGGAATCCGAGAGCAAGGGATTGAATTATATCCTTAACAACGTGAAATCAACGATCGGTATTCTCCCATGCAATAAGGGAATCTCAGCGCTTGAAGTTGTGAATGCTGAATCAACCGTGAAGAGCAAGATGATGAATGGCAGACCGGAAATCTTTATTCACGTCAAGGTTAGCGGCAACATTGCTGAGTTGAACTGCGACGAAGATCTATTGGAACCGGATGCGATTCGGATGCTGGAACAAGAAGGCAGATTGGAAATCAACCGCGTTATTCAGAGCACGGTCGATGCGGCCCAGAAAACATACGGCGTTGACTTTGTCGGTTTCGGGAATCGGCTCCATCAAGACCATTGGCGCCAATGGCGCAAAATGGAACGGAAATGGGACAAAATCTTCCCCACCGTCAAAGTACATATTGATTCCAAAGTAAAAATTTTGCGAATCGGCACCGAAACCAATCCGTTGAAATATCGAAGACAAGAAGCGTGGAAAGGAAACTTGGAGAAATGA
- a CDS encoding spore germination protein: MSETSTLEQRLKHMAQSFGESPELVVRRISIGSQHEIGVGLLYLSPIVDDEKIFRIHYALENRGKIVSKMDVDTFNGAEIPPWAISLGIPSGDIQAAPSEDKLITAILNGNTVLLFENARNGGLIVSTSGGEHRQVSEPTTQTTIRGAKEGFTETLQTNIALIRRRIKSEDLWTEAYVIGTLSKTDVHVMYIKSKVSEDILAELRSRLKNIKIEAILESNYIEESIQDSTFGIFPTVNNTERPDVAAAALLAGRIVILVDGTPFVLIIPALLTHFFQSPEDYYHRYDFGLTRILRYISYLITLLTPGLYIALTTYHQEMLPTTLLISIASQREGIPFPAFIEATIMELTFLLLYEAGIRLPRAVGSAISIVGALVLGQAAVEANLISAGMVIIVSITAITSQIFPNVELGISIRYMRFAMMAVAAVFGLVGMFIGCILIILHIAHLKSFGVSFSKPIAPFNWRAQRDNFIRVPWRLRDWKRMEMEHKYTGDTNASTNKSE; encoded by the coding sequence ATGTCGGAAACATCTACACTTGAACAACGATTGAAGCATATGGCGCAATCCTTCGGGGAGAGTCCTGAACTGGTTGTACGCAGAATTAGTATTGGCAGCCAGCATGAGATTGGTGTCGGACTGCTCTATCTCAGTCCCATCGTGGATGATGAGAAAATATTCCGTATTCATTATGCCTTAGAGAACCGCGGCAAGATTGTCTCGAAGATGGATGTCGATACATTCAACGGCGCTGAGATCCCCCCTTGGGCAATCTCACTTGGCATTCCTTCGGGTGACATCCAAGCGGCTCCATCCGAGGACAAGCTGATTACGGCCATTCTGAATGGCAATACCGTCCTATTATTCGAAAATGCACGTAACGGCGGCCTCATTGTATCAACCAGCGGGGGTGAGCATCGACAAGTATCCGAACCGACAACACAGACCACAATACGCGGAGCAAAAGAAGGCTTTACCGAGACCTTACAGACGAACATTGCATTAATAAGAAGACGAATCAAGAGCGAAGATTTATGGACGGAAGCCTATGTGATCGGTACACTATCCAAGACCGACGTCCATGTTATGTATATCAAGAGCAAAGTCTCGGAAGACATTCTTGCCGAGCTGCGCTCGCGACTCAAGAACATCAAAATAGAAGCGATTCTCGAGAGTAACTATATTGAAGAATCGATTCAGGACAGCACCTTCGGCATTTTCCCCACGGTGAATAATACCGAGCGCCCGGATGTCGCGGCAGCAGCGCTTTTGGCCGGAAGAATTGTCATTCTCGTCGACGGCACGCCATTCGTACTGATTATTCCTGCGCTCCTCACCCATTTTTTCCAATCGCCCGAGGACTATTATCATCGCTATGATTTCGGCTTAACACGAATCCTGCGTTATATTTCTTATTTGATTACGTTGCTGACACCGGGGCTATACATTGCCTTAACGACCTATCACCAAGAAATGCTGCCCACCACACTATTGATCAGCATCGCATCCCAGCGAGAAGGCATCCCGTTTCCGGCATTCATTGAAGCGACGATCATGGAGCTAACCTTCCTCCTGCTCTATGAAGCGGGAATACGATTGCCGCGTGCCGTAGGCTCCGCTATATCTATTGTCGGTGCGCTTGTCCTTGGCCAAGCTGCAGTCGAAGCGAATCTGATCTCTGCTGGCATGGTTATTATTGTATCGATTACCGCCATTACAAGTCAGATCTTTCCGAATGTGGAGCTGGGCATTTCGATTCGATATATGCGCTTTGCCATGATGGCGGTCGCCGCGGTATTCGGCCTCGTAGGCATGTTCATCGGTTGTATCTTGATCATCCTGCATATCGCGCACCTCAAATCATTCGGCGTATCTTTCTCGAAGCCCATCGCCCCCTTCAATTGGCGCGCTCAGCGTGATAATTTCATTCGTGTTCCATGGCGGCTAAGGGATTGGAAACGTATGGAGATGGAACATAAGTATACGGGCGACACGAATGCATCAACGAACAAATCGGAATGA